In one window of Opitutales bacterium DNA:
- a CDS encoding sigma-70 family RNA polymerase sigma factor codes for KKTMTRLPERYQEILKMYYFKNMRLSEIATIYQVSEARICQIHTQAVKRMGTMMRQMV; via the coding sequence AAAAAGACGATGACGCGTCTGCCCGAGCGCTACCAAGAAATTTTGAAAATGTATTATTTTAAAAACATGCGCCTCAGCGAAATTGCTACGATCTACCAGGTCAGCGAGGCACGTATCTGCCAAATTCACACGCAGGCAGTAAAACGAATGGGAACAATGATGCGCCAGATGGTGTAA